The Methylomusa anaerophila genome has a segment encoding these proteins:
- a CDS encoding aspartate aminotransferase family protein — MNHGKQAFLGPEGILEKKREYLIPCVYHFYSKPMQLVRGEMQYLYDHTGKKYLDCVAGISVINCGHCHPQITRAICDQVNTLQHTTTIYLTQNIVNLAERLASITPGRLKKSFFCASGTEANEGAALLASIFTGRHEFISLRQGLHGRTKLTMSLTGLSMWRTDTSPVGGISFAPNAYCYRCPLHKSYPECDLACANEIETVIKTSSSGQVAAMFAEPIQGNGGIITPPPGYFKRLKEILESYGILLIVDEVQTGFGRTGKMFGIEHYDVEPDIMTVAKALANGTPVGAFMTRDEIAAAYTRPGASTLGGNPVTAAASLATLDVITNSNLPARAAESGSYLKQGLASLQQKYSLLGDVRGLGLMLGAELVRPDNSPAAQELDNIMENMKDRGFLIGKTGPDRNVLTFLPPLVINREDMDSLLNNLEDVLKSGY; from the coding sequence ATGAACCATGGGAAACAGGCTTTTCTCGGTCCGGAGGGAATACTGGAGAAAAAACGGGAGTATCTCATTCCTTGCGTGTATCATTTTTATAGTAAGCCGATGCAGTTGGTCCGGGGAGAGATGCAATATCTTTATGATCATACCGGCAAAAAATATCTTGATTGTGTCGCCGGTATTTCCGTTATAAACTGTGGGCACTGTCACCCGCAGATTACCAGGGCAATCTGCGATCAGGTTAATACGCTGCAGCACACTACCACCATTTATCTCACTCAAAACATCGTCAACCTGGCTGAGCGTCTGGCTTCAATCACTCCCGGACGCCTGAAAAAATCTTTTTTTTGCGCTAGCGGCACAGAAGCCAACGAAGGAGCTGCCTTACTGGCATCTATTTTTACAGGCAGGCATGAGTTTATCAGCCTGAGGCAGGGTCTGCACGGCCGAACTAAACTGACAATGAGTCTCACCGGCCTATCCATGTGGCGGACCGACACCAGCCCGGTGGGCGGCATAAGCTTCGCTCCCAACGCCTATTGTTACCGCTGTCCGCTCCACAAAAGCTATCCCGAATGTGACCTGGCTTGCGCCAATGAAATCGAAACAGTAATTAAAACTTCTTCCTCCGGCCAGGTGGCAGCTATGTTTGCGGAACCGATCCAGGGAAACGGCGGTATCATCACCCCGCCGCCAGGCTATTTCAAACGGCTCAAGGAAATACTTGAAAGCTACGGCATACTCCTTATTGTCGATGAGGTGCAGACAGGATTTGGCCGTACAGGCAAAATGTTTGGTATTGAACATTACGACGTGGAACCTGATATCATGACGGTGGCCAAAGCTCTGGCTAACGGCACCCCGGTGGGAGCCTTTATGACCAGAGATGAAATCGCCGCCGCTTATACACGACCCGGCGCTTCTACTCTGGGCGGAAATCCGGTTACCGCCGCTGCCTCGCTGGCTACCCTGGATGTCATCACCAATTCGAACCTTCCTGCACGGGCAGCGGAATCAGGATCCTATTTAAAGCAAGGTCTTGCCAGCCTGCAGCAAAAATATTCCCTTCTCGGTGATGTTCGTGGTTTGGGCCTTATGCTGGGCGCAGAGCTGGTGCGTCCGGACAATTCACCGGCAGCACAGGAACTGGACAATATTATGGAGAATATGAAGGACCGGGGTTTCCTTATCGGCAAAACCGGTCCCGATCGCAATGTTTTGACCTTCCTGCCGCCTTTGGTCATTAATAGAGAGGATATGGACAGCCTGCTAAATAATCTGGAAGATGTGCTCAAATCAGGGTACTAA